A section of the Ranitomeya imitator isolate aRanImi1 chromosome 7, aRanImi1.pri, whole genome shotgun sequence genome encodes:
- the LOC138645275 gene encoding E3 ubiquitin-protein ligase TRIM39-like, which yields MESLNAELICPICLDLYDDPVMLSCGHNFCQECINHALDFPNGSTDFKCPECNAVFLRRPALQRNLKLRNIVQHLQRASRNNLQRSLLELRREQDATEKRLHGLNEQKSQIQESSQALEIVLNTFFTMIEKDIRRSRKIVLGEISRKKEHALVQVSKLMEELALRKQELSRRVHETQELLLVGGPVVMSQLEPEIEDGKLRSDSAAIFWDETPISLTFKKCLSGVVHMFSELIQIMPEPKTLDIILDVNTACKDIHVSPDRRSASNIGAHQGHPEGPERFTICQLLSTCSLSTQSYWKVDVSKAEEWIIGVAYHSMGRKALTSDAYIGYNNKSWGLECRQSLSALHNNVRQEVTVNSPVKLLGVYVNYESGLISFYRLNNQFRHLFSFSATFTERLHAAFCVFPNGCITIRKRKRDR from the coding sequence ATGGAGTCGCTGAACGCCGAGCTGATCTGCCCCATCTGTCTGGACCTCTATGATGACCCCGTGATGCTGAGCTGTGGGCACAACTTCTGCCAGGAGTGCATCAATCATGCCCTGGATTTTCCCAATGGATCTACAGACTTTAAATGTCCCGAGTGCAATGCAGTGTTTCTCCGACGTCCTGCCCTGCAGCGAAACCTGAAGCTGCGAAACATAGTGCAGCACCTACAAAGGGCTTCTCGCAACAATCTACAACGTTCTCTCTTGGAGCTACGCAGGGAGCAAGATGCCACCGAAAAAAGGCTTCATGGCCTCAACGAACAGAAAAGTCAAATTCAGGAAAGCTCACAGGCTCTGGAAATCGTCTTAAACACATTTTTTACCATGATCGAAAAAGATATCAGGAGATCCCGGAAGATTGTTCTGGGGGAAATCTCTAGGAAAAAGGAGCACGCGCTGGTGCAGGTCTCCAAATTAATGGAGGAGCTGGCGTTAAGGAAGCAGGAGCTGTCCAGGAGGGTACATGAGACGCAGGAGCTGCTCCTCGTGGgcggtcctgtagtgatgtcacagtTGGAGCCTGAAATAGAGGACGGGAAATTGCGAAGTGATAGCGCTGCAATTTTTTGGGATGAAACGCCCATCAGTTTGACTTTTAAGAAGTGCTTGTCCGGCGTGGTTCATATGTTTTCAGAATTAATTCAAATAATGCCCGAGCCAAAGACCTTGGACATAATCCTGGATGTAAACACCGCCTGTAAGGATATACACGTATCGCCTGACCGCAGATCCGCCTCCAATATCGGCGCCCACCAGGGGCATCCAGAGGGGCCGGAGCGCTTTACCATCTGCCAGCTTCTGAGCACCTGTAGCCTTTCAACGCAGAGTTATTGGAAAGTGGATGTCAGTAAAGCCGAGGAATGGATTATCGGAGTGGCTTACCATAGCATGGGCCGGAAAGCGCTGACCAGTGACGCCTACATAGGGTACAACAACAAGTCGTGGGGTCTGGAGTGCCGCCAAAGCCTTTCTGCCCTGCATAATAACGTGAGGCAAGAAGTGACCGTCAACTCTCCCGTCAAGCTGCTCGGGGTGTATGTGAACTATGAATCCGGACTAATATCGTTTTATCGGCTCAACAATCAATTCAGACACTTGTTTAGCTTCTCTGCCACCTTCACCGAGAGACTTCACGCTGCCTTCTGCGTGTTCCCAAATGGTTGCATAACAATCCGAAAAAGGAAGAGGGATCGTTAA